The sequence below is a genomic window from Nocardioides oleivorans.
TCGGGCCAGAACGCCGCGAACATCGCGCTCGGCATGGGCGCGGACGTCACGCTGCTCGACACCGACCTGGACAAGCTGCGGATGTCGTTCTGGCGCTACGACAACCGCGTGCACGGGCTGGCGTCGTCGAAGCTCGCGATCGAGCAGCAGGTGATGGAGGCCGACATGGTGATCGGGGCGGTGCTGATCCCGGGTGCGGCTGCTCCGAAGCTGGTGACCAACGACCTGGTCTCGCGGATGAAGCCCGGCTCGGTGCTCGTGGACATCGCGATCGACCAGGGCGGCTGCTTCGAGGACTCCCACGCCACCACGCACGACGACCCGACCTACGAGGTGCACAACTCGGTGTTCTACTGCGTGGCCAACATGCCGGGTGCGGTGCCGAACACGTCGACGTACGCGCTGACGAACGCGACCCTGCCCTACGCCGTGGCGCTGGCCGACAAGGGCTGGCAGCAGGCGCTGCGCGACGACCGCAGCCTCGCGCTGGGCCTCAACACCCACGCGGGCCAGCTGACCAACGGACCGGTCGGTGCCGCTGTCGGCATCGAGTCGGTGGCACTCGATACCGTTCTTGCGTGACGCTCAGCCGGGCCCTCCGCACCTACCTCGACCACCTCGCGGTCGAGCGAGGCCTGGCAACCAACACGCTGAGCTCCTACACGCGTGACCTGGGTCGCTACGACGAGTTCCTGACGACCCAGGGGATCGACGACCTGGACGCGGTCACCGAGGCGACGGTGGCCGCGTTCCTGGTCAGCCTGCGGGAGGGGAGCGAGGCCCATCCGCCGCTGAGCTCGACCTCCGCGGCCCGGACGGTGGTCGCGGTGCGCGGGTTCCACAAGTTCGCGGTCTCCGACGGCCTGGCCGTGGCGGACCCGGCCGCGGCGGTGAAGCCGCCGACGCCGGCCAAGCGGCTGCCCAAGGCCCTGCCGCTGTCCGACGTCGAGGCGATCCTGGACGCGGCGGGGGCGCCCGAGACGCTGCTCGCCCTGCGAGACCGGGCGCTGCTGGAGCTCCTCTACGGCACCGGGGCCCGGATCTCCGAGGCTGTCGGCCTCGACGTCGACGACCTCGACCAGGTCGACGGCACCGTGCTGCTGCGCGGCAAGGGCGGCAAGGAGCGGATCGTGCCGGTCGGCGGCTACGCGCGCGAGGCGGTGGCGGCCTACGTCACCCGGGCGCGGCCCGACCTGGTCGGCACCGGCGCGGGCGGGCCCGCGATGTTCCTCAACTCCCGTGGCGGCCGGCTCTCGCGGCAGAGCGCCTGGGCGGTGCTGGTCAAGGCGGCCGAGCGGGCCGGGGTCACGGCGTCGGTCTCCCCACACACCCTGCGGCACTCCTTCGCCACGCACCTGCTCGACGGTGGCGCCGACGTCCGCGTCGTGCAGGAGCTGCTGGGCCACGCCTCGGTGACCACGACCCAGGTCTACACGCTCGTCACCGTCGACAATCTGCGCGAGGTCTTCGCCACCGCCCACCCCCGGGCACGCGAATGACGGTCAGGCTCCGGTTGCTCGGCACCCCCTCCTGGGACGGCACGCCGCTCGTCGGCGGCCGTCCGCAGGCGCTCCTCGCCGCCCTGGTGCTCGAGCCGCGCGGACTGAGCACCGCCGAGCTCGTCGAGCGGGTCTGGGAGGACGACCCGCCGGCCACGCCGGGCAAGGCGTTGCAGGTGCTCGTGTCCCGGGTGCGGTCGAGCACGGCCGCGGGCGTCGTCGACCTGACCGAGACCGGCTACCGGCTCGGCCTCGAGCCCCACGAGGTCGACGTGCTCCAGCTCGGGCTGCAGGTCGCGGGCGCGCGGGACGCGCTGCGCGACGGGGACGCGGTGCGCGCGGCCGACCTGGCCGAGGCGGCACGGTCGTGGCCCGAGCCGGCCCGCGACGACACCGACGGTCCGCTCGCGGTGCTGCGTGCGCTCGCCACGCACACGCTCGAGGCCGCCGACGACCTCCTGGGCCGTGCCCTCTCCCGGCAGGGCAGGCACGCCGAGGCGCTGCCGCTGCTGGAGGGCGCCGCCGAGAGGTGGGTCGACGACGCCGCAGTGCTGGGCGACCTGCTGCGCAGCATGGCCGCCGTCGGCGGGCCGGCGGTCGCACTGGGTCGCTACGAGGCCTACCGCGAGGACCTCGCCGACCGGCTGGGCGTCGACCCGGCCCCCGAGCTGCAGCGGCTGCACCGCGAGCTCCTGGCAGCCGACGACCCGGTGCGGACCGGGGTCCGGTACGACGGCGACGGCCTCCTCGGACGCGAGCAGGACCTGGCCCGGCTCCGCAGCGCGATGGCGTCCTCGCGCCTGGTGACCGTGCTGGGGCCGGGCGGCATCGGCAAGACGAGCATCGCGCAGGTCCTGGCCCGCGAGTCGCGGCTGCCCCACGTGCACGTGGTCGAGCTCGTGGGCGTGGGCGCCGGTGACGACGTCGTGGCGGCGGTCGGGGCGGCCCTCGGCGTGCGTGGCTCGATGGCGACCCGGATGGCGCTCTCACCGGCCCAGCAGGCCGACGTACGCTCCCGCATGGCGCAGGAGCTCGACGCGGGACCGACCCTGCTGGTCCTCGACAACTGCGAGCACGTGCTGGAGCCGGTGGCCTCGCTCGTGGCGTTCCTGCTCGCCACCGCGCGAGACCTGCAGGTGCTGGCCACGAGCCGGGCGCCGCTGCGCCTCGGTGCCGAGCGTGCGGTGCCGCTCAGCCAGCTGTCGGGTGAGGACGCGGTCGCGTTGTTCGTGCGCCGGGCGTCGGCCACGAGGCCCGACGCCGTCCTGGACCCCGCTGCCGTCCGCGGCGTCGTCGACCGGCTCGACGGGCTGCCCCTGGCGGTGGAGCTCGCCGCCGCCCGCGTGCGGACCATGACGGTCGCCGAGGTCGCCACGGCGCTCGACGACAGGTTCGCCACGCTGCGCACCCGCGACCGGAGCACCCCCGACCGGCACCGCACGCTGAAGGCGGTGATCGCGTGGTCCTGGGACCTGCTCAGTGCCGACGAGCAGAGGGCCCTGTCGTGGCTGTCGGTGTTCCAGGACGGGTTCGACCGCGCCACCGCCACCGCCGTGCTGGGGTCGGACGGACCCGACCTGGTCGACGTGCTGGTGGAGCAGTCGCTGCTGGTGCTGGGGGAGGACGGCGGCCGCACCCGCTTCCGGGCGCTAGAGACCATCCGCGAGTACGCCGCCGCCCAGCTCGACCAGTCGGGCGGGCTGGCCGCCGCCACCGCCGCCCAGCACGCGTGGGCGCTGTCGCTGGCCGACAGGTACGGCGACCTGGTGGTGGCGGAGCGGCAGGCGGAGGCGGTCGACGAGCTCGTGCGCGACCAGACCAACCTGACCGACGTGCTCCGGCACGGGCTCGCGTCCGGGGACCGGGCGACGGTGGCGCGGATGGTGTCGCTGCTGGGCAGCCTCTGGACCATCACCGGCGACCAGCCGCGCCTGTTCGCCGTGTGCGACGCGGCCACCGACCTGCTCACCGGCTGGGAGGTCCCGGACGGCCTGCACGAGGACGCGCAGTCCGCCGCCGGTGTGCTGATGGTGCACCTGAGCTGGATGCCGGGCATCGACCTGAGCGGGCTGCGCGGGCTGCTGGTGCAGGGCCCGGAGCCCCGGGGCACGTGGGGGCTCATCGGGCGGACCATCCACGTCGACGACGAGCCCTCCGAGGCGTCCGACCGGCTGGCCGCGGCCGCTGCGTCGGCGCAGGACCGGCCGGCAGTGGCGGGCGGGCTGCTGCTGTGGGCCGCGCTGGTCGCGGAGAACACCGGCGACGTCGACGTCGCCTACGCGCACGCCGAGCAGGCGCTGGCCCTCGGGCCGCTGCCGCCCTACATCGCGGCCTCGCTCCACGCGGAGCTGAGCCAGCTCGCGATGTCCGTCGGGGACCACGGGAGCGCCGCTCG
It includes:
- the ald gene encoding alanine dehydrogenase, whose product is MKVGVPKEVKNREYRVALTPIGVHELVQHGHEVVIEKSAGVGSQITDEEYVAAGATMLDSADDVWGSAEMILKVKEPVAEEYDRMREGQTLFTYLHLAADKPLAEELMARKVTGIAYETVQLPSGGLPLLYPMSEVAGCLAPQVGAYSLMKANGGRGVLMGGVGGVANAKVVIIGAGVSGQNAANIALGMGADVTLLDTDLDKLRMSFWRYDNRVHGLASSKLAIEQQVMEADMVIGAVLIPGAAAPKLVTNDLVSRMKPGSVLVDIAIDQGGCFEDSHATTHDDPTYEVHNSVFYCVANMPGAVPNTSTYALTNATLPYAVALADKGWQQALRDDRSLALGLNTHAGQLTNGPVGAAVGIESVALDTVLA
- the xerD gene encoding site-specific tyrosine recombinase XerD → MTLSRALRTYLDHLAVERGLATNTLSSYTRDLGRYDEFLTTQGIDDLDAVTEATVAAFLVSLREGSEAHPPLSSTSAARTVVAVRGFHKFAVSDGLAVADPAAAVKPPTPAKRLPKALPLSDVEAILDAAGAPETLLALRDRALLELLYGTGARISEAVGLDVDDLDQVDGTVLLRGKGGKERIVPVGGYAREAVAAYVTRARPDLVGTGAGGPAMFLNSRGGRLSRQSAWAVLVKAAERAGVTASVSPHTLRHSFATHLLDGGADVRVVQELLGHASVTTTQVYTLVTVDNLREVFATAHPRARE
- a CDS encoding ATP-binding protein; the protein is MTVRLRLLGTPSWDGTPLVGGRPQALLAALVLEPRGLSTAELVERVWEDDPPATPGKALQVLVSRVRSSTAAGVVDLTETGYRLGLEPHEVDVLQLGLQVAGARDALRDGDAVRAADLAEAARSWPEPARDDTDGPLAVLRALATHTLEAADDLLGRALSRQGRHAEALPLLEGAAERWVDDAAVLGDLLRSMAAVGGPAVALGRYEAYREDLADRLGVDPAPELQRLHRELLAADDPVRTGVRYDGDGLLGREQDLARLRSAMASSRLVTVLGPGGIGKTSIAQVLARESRLPHVHVVELVGVGAGDDVVAAVGAALGVRGSMATRMALSPAQQADVRSRMAQELDAGPTLLVLDNCEHVLEPVASLVAFLLATARDLQVLATSRAPLRLGAERAVPLSQLSGEDAVALFVRRASATRPDAVLDPAAVRGVVDRLDGLPLAVELAAARVRTMTVAEVATALDDRFATLRTRDRSTPDRHRTLKAVIAWSWDLLSADEQRALSWLSVFQDGFDRATATAVLGSDGPDLVDVLVEQSLLVLGEDGGRTRFRALETIREYAAAQLDQSGGLAAATAAQHAWALSLADRYGDLVVAERQAEAVDELVRDQTNLTDVLRHGLASGDRATVARMVSLLGSLWTITGDQPRLFAVCDAATDLLTGWEVPDGLHEDAQSAAGVLMVHLSWMPGIDLSGLRGLLVQGPEPRGTWGLIGRTIHVDDEPSEASDRLAAAAASAQDRPAVAGGLLLWAALVAENTGDVDVAYAHAEQALALGPLPPYIAASLHAELSQLAMSVGDHGSAARHAAQAWPLLERVHSLTDAYSLKVATAIAPLMDGRVDEAEEMLERFGMPDGDTAQMGARLTWQAAQAELAHARGHHDVAIGRYDEIVDMVVDADPGGGINPWLMLAASSALVSRARYGDGTDVERAAELRDLLVGAGPGLTEERLWFTDLPLNGVLLVALAAWVLRFGPREQHADGVRLLAFAHRWSYNRSVPVMAWEPMVELAETAEPGLVGRLVSELADRPGPELLPEAAAVLDRVRRGWVTSSG